The sequence TTGTCGGCATCGTTATCTCCCCGGAGGCCAGGGATTCACAGACGAGGTGGAAGTGGTTTGCGGGGAGTATTTGCTCGAGACGTAATGGCCCTGCCGTCGTGGACGGCGGACGGGAGGACAAGCCTCTGCTAATTTCCGGATCACCCTAAAGAAACAGACAACATCCTCCGATACAGCCTTGTAGACTGACACTGCCATGAGCATCACTTCCATCCTCCATACAGACCCTCAAAAGGTTGAGACTCAGTTGGATACCCTCGCTGGTGTTGAGCGGCGTCGCGATGAACGGGTTGAGGTTGATTGCCAAGCCTCACTATTCCTCCTACCTGAGGAGGCTGGATCTATTCCAGCACGCATCGTCGAGATCTCGTCATCTGGTTTGAGAATCGAGATCGGCTCTCCGCTCAAACTTGGCACTCTGGTTCGGGTGGATCACCTGGACTCACTGAACCTCGGAGAAGTGGTTTGGTGCTCCAGAGGGACAGTCCTTTACTCGGTAGGAATTCGGATCGAACACAGTCTGCTCAACTTGATGCGAATCCAGAGCCAGGCCCGCGACTTCTTGGGAGACAAGCGACGGGCGTGAACGGGCTGTCTCCCGAAATAGAGCAGTGATGAATCCGTGCCCAAAGTTCTGTAGTTGGACTAGTCAGTTCATCCTCACCCGTCATGGTCGTCCAATCGCTAGGATCGCCCCCGGGAGAGACCGTCAGCAAGATGAGATCAATCGAGCTATCGCTACGATTGCCTCAATGCGCAAACACACAGGACGAATCACCGTCGATGAACTGCGATCGGCCCGGAATGAGGGTCGAGAGATTAAATTCCTTTAGGTCTCGATTGGCTGCTTCTCGCTTGAGAACACGGGCCGTCAGGCTGTCTTCCTGGATTTACGTACTTCAAATCGACTGACAGCTTCACGGCGAATATCGCCCCCGTCCTGTCGCGTCCGCTCCGTCGGATCGCCGCCCATGATGCCCTCTACAAGCGGGGCTTCTAACTTGCCCTGAGCTTTGCGCTTTTCGTCGTTGCGGGTCAGCTCTCGAATGTATTCACTTATGCTGCTATAGCGGCTCGAGCCGACCTGATCCGCAACGAAGTCCTTGAGCTGGTCGGGGAGAGAAATGTTCATGGTCGGCATGGTGTCCCCCTCTTGGCTTGACCGCTATCATCTATGGCGGGTAATGACAATATTTGGCATCTTAATGACGTAGGCACTCAGAAGCTGAGAAGTTTCAAGCGCCGCCGGCCCTGAAGCCGTAGCAGGTCAAGAACTCTGAAGCGAGAATGAGCAGTTCTGCGGTGCGTAGCGGTGTGAGAGCTACGCGGGCCGAGCCTCGTTCGGCTCGACCCGCACTAGGCCTCGGCGACTTCCTGCTTGGTGATGCCTTGACGGTCTTCGGGCTGTCGCCGGAGGAAATCCAGCATCGCAGAAAGTGAATAGGGTGGTGTAGGGCCGGGGGAACTACTAATATCAAGAGTTAGCAACGAGAGGCTATTCGTTGCTGAAAAGCGAAGAGAAAAGGTTCCCCGATGCGTAGTGGACAGAAAGTTCTGGTGACCGGCTCATGCGGTCTGATCGGCTCAGAGGTCACGCGCTCGTTCGCACGGCTCGGCTTCTCCGTCACAGGCATCGATAGCAACCACCGGGCTGTGTTCTTCGGTCCGGAGGGCGACACCAGTTGGGCGCTGGAGCAACTGGTGGCCGAGATTCCTGACTACCGCCATGTGGCGATGGATATTCGTAATCGTGAACGCCTCCTGGCCCTGATGAAAGAATTGAAGCCGGACCTGATCATTCATACCGCCGCCCAACCTTCGCACGATCGCGCCGCGGCCATCCCTTTCCTCGATTTTGAAGTGAACGCCCTGGGCACGCTGCATCTGCTGGAGGCAGCGCGCCAGAGCTGCCCTGAATCGCCGTTCATCCACATGTCCACCAACAAGGTGTACGGCGACAGGCCCAACACGCTGGCGTTGGCCGAGCTGAAAACACGTTGGGACTACGCTGACGCCGCCTACGCCCACGGCATCGCCGAGGACTTCTCCATCGATCAGAGCAAGCACTCTCTCTTCGGCGCCTCCAAGGTGGCGGCCGATGTCATGGTGCAGGAGTATGGCCGCTACTTCGGCATGCCCACCTGCGTGCTGCGCGGCGGCTGCCTCACCGGGCCCAACCATTCCGGCGTGGAGCTGCACGGCTTCCTCAGCTATCTGGTGAAGTGCAACGTGGAGGGGCGCGAATACAAGGTGTTTGGCTACAAGGGGAAGCAGGTGCGGGACAACATCCACTCCGAGGACGTGGCCGCCTTCATGCACGAATTCTGGAAGGCGCCGCGCGTGGCCGAGGTATATAATCTCGGTGGCGGGAAGAGCAACTCCTGCTCCGTGATCGAGGCCTTCCGCCTCGCCGAGGACGTCACCGGCAAGCCGATGAACTGGCGCTATGTGGACGAAAACCGGATCGGCGATCACATCTGTTACTACAGCGATTTGCGCAAGATGCAGCACCACTACCCGGCCTGGAAACTCAGCAAGACTTTGCCGGTGATCTTCGCCGAAATCGCGGCGAGCTGGAAACAGCGTCTGCCCGCCGGGGCGCTATGAGAATCCTCATCACAGGCGTGTGCGGCTTTGTGGGCAGCACACTGGCGGAGTGCCTGCTAGAGCGCGTGGAGGGCATCCACATCGCCGGCATCGACAACCTGATGAGGCCGGGCTCGGAGACCAACCGGGCGCGGCTGGAGCGGCTGGGAGTGGAGTTCGTTCACGGGGAGCTGCGCTCGGCTAGCGACATCGCCGGCCTGCCCGCCTGCGATTGGGTGATCGATGCGGCGGCCAATCCGAGCGTGCTGGCCGGGCTCTCCGGCGAGGGCAGCAGCCGCCGACTGTTTGAACACAATCTTTCCGCGCTCGGCAACGTGTTGGAATACTGCCGCCAGCATCGCGCCGGGCTGTTGCTGCTGAGCAGCAGCCGTGTTTACTCCATACCGGCGCTGTGCTCCATTCCCCTATGCGTGCGCGACGCGGCCTTCGTGGTGGATGAGGCCGCCGCGCTGCCGCCCGGACTGAGCGTCAACGGCCTGGGTGTGAGCTTCTCCACCGCCGCGCCGGTTTCTCTCTACGGCGCCACCAAGCTAGCGTCGGAGATCATGGCGCTGGAATACGGCGCCGCCTTCGATTTCCCCGTGTGGATCACGCGCTGCGGCGTGCTGGCCGGGGCAGGGCAGTTTGGCACGCCGGCACAGGGCATCTTCGCCTATTGGATCAACGCCCATCTGCGGCGGCGGCCGCTGCGCTACATCGGATTTGACGGCGCCGGCCACCAGGCGCGGGATGCGTTTCATCCGCGGGATCTGGCGGCGCTGCTGCTGGCCCAGATGCGCACCGCCCGCGCCGCCGGACAGCGTGTCTACACGGCCGGCGGCGGCGTGTCCAACACCATGTCTCTGGCGCAGCTCAATGCCTGGTGCGACGGACGATTCGGCCTCCATGCGCCACAGGCCGATCCCGCGCCGCGCCAATACGACATCCCCTGGGTGACGATGGACAACACCGAGGCCGCCCGCGATTTTTACTGGCAACTGGAGATGAAGCTCCCGGCGATTCTCGACGAGATTGCCCAGCACGCCAGCGCGCATCCGGAGTGGCTGGAGCTGAGCCGCGCATGAAATCGCCGCCGCCCGTGCCGCGTGAGCCGCTGTGGCTGCTCTCCGTAGTTCTCCCCGCCCGCGATGAGGCGGGCTGCATCGGGGCCACGGTGGAGCATCTCCATCTGGAGTTGCGGCTACATGAGATTCCCCATGAAATCATCGTGGTGGACGATGGCAGCACGGATGCCACCTGGACTCTGCTCCAGGAACTCCACGCCCGCATCCCGGAGTGCAAGCCGGTTCAGAACCTGGGCGAGCACGGCTTTGGCCGCGCCATCACCTACGGATTTAGTCAGCTCTCCGGCGACGCCGTGGTGGTGATGATGGCCGATGAATCGGACGACTGCCGCGACGTGGTCCGCTACTGGCAGATGTTGAACGAAGGTTGGGACGCTGTCTTCGGCTCGCGCTTCATTCGCGGCGGCGGCGTGATCGATTATCCCACCCACAAGCTGGTGATCAACCGCTTCGCCAACTTCTGCCTGCGCGTGCTGTTCAGGGTGCCGCTGAACGATTTCACCAACGCCTTCAAGGCCTACCGCCGCACGGTCATCGAGGGCTGCCGCCCCTACCTCTCACCCCACTTCAACCTCACCGTGGAACTGCCGCTCAAGACCATCGTGCGAGGGTACAGTTGGACCGTCATCCCCATCACGTGGCGCAACCGGCGCAGCGGGGAATCGAAACTCAAGCTGCGCGAGATGGGCAGCCGCTATCTGTTTATCGCGCTGTACTGCTGGCTGGAGAAGTATTTCAGCCGCGGTGATTACCGTGTGCGGTGACCGGGGCGGCGAGGCTGGCAAACTACCCGCGGATCGAGGATTCCAGTGAACAAACCGAATATCGTCAGACTTGCAGCGATCGCCGTATTGGCGGTTGTGGTCACCGGAGCCCAGGCCGATCCGTGGGCCGCCTTACGTTTTCTGGAAGGAAAGTGGGAGGGCCGGGCAACAGGCGAGCCAGGGGAAGGCGTCAGCTCACGGGAGTACCGATTCGACTTGAACGGGCGTTTCCTGTCTGCTCGTAACAAGAGCGTCTGGGCGCCAAAGTCGCCGGGAGGCAAGCCCGAAGTGCACGAGGACATCGGCATGTACAGCTACGACAATGCGATGAAGAAGCTGGTCCTGCGGCAATTTCACGGGGAAGGATTCGTCAACGAGTACACGCTGGACTCTGTTGGTCCGGATGGAAAGTCCCTTGCGTTCACAACAGTGCGAATCGAGAACATCGCGGCAGGGTGGAGGGCCAAAGAAGCAATTCGCATCCTGTCGCCGGATGAGTTCATCGAGACGTTTTCACTAGCGGCGCCAGGAAAGGACTTTGAGGCATATTCTGAGTCTCGCCTGAAACGTGTGAAGTGAGAGGAGAGCGTGAAGGGTTGCGGCATTATAATGGTTATACTAATGCCAGGAGCGACGCCATGACTGCACTCAAACTGACCGCCATCGGAACTTCTTCCGGCGTAATCATCCCCAAGGAGATGCTCTCGCGGTTGAAGGTCAAAAAGGGTGACACGCTGTACGCCGTCGAGACGGCGGAGGGCTACCTGTTGACGCCTTACGATCCGGCGATCGACGAGCAACTCCAGGCCGGCCAGCAGTTCATGAGAGAGTACCGCGACACGTTCAAAGCCCTTGCAAAATGAAGACGCCGCCGCGTTGGATCGCTGAAAAGGCTCTGCTCCTGCTGCATGAGGAGAGTCTGGCCGCTTTTGGGGGCGCCCGCGGATTCCGGGATCGGGCGATGCTGGAATCCGCGCTGGCCCGCCCGCTGAACACCCACGCCTACCGACCCGGGAGCACTATTGCGGACCTGGCCGCTTCGTATGCTTACGGCTTGGCCAGAAACCACCCGTTTGTTGACGGCAACAAGCGGGCTGCGTTCCTTTCCATCGGCGTGTTCCTGGCTTTCAACGGCCTGCGTCTGGCGGCGGACCAGGTGGACGCCATCCAGACGATGCTTGCCGTGGCGGATGGCTCGCTGGACGAACAGGGCCTGGCTGCCTGGATTCAGAGCAACAGCGTGCCCAGGTAGCAGGCCCGGGCGGCCGTCCTGGCTTATCCGCCGCACCGGCGACTTTTGCTGGCAACATCTGCGGCCATCCAGGGCAGTATGCTACCGTCAGGGGTTATGTTGTCGAAAGTGATGCTTCCGTGACGGGTGATCGAAATAGGCGATGGTTGATTTTGGTTTCGGTCTTTCTGGCGCTGTTCGGGATTGTGGTCACCCTGCAGTGGACCAAAGGGGCGCTGGCCGCTGAATTTGGCGGCGATTCGGACGAGCCGGCCCACTTTGTAACCGGGCTCATGACGCATGACTATTTGGCGGCCGGCATGCCATGGCCGCCTCTGGCATACGCGCAAAACTACTATTTGCATTACCCAAAAGTCGGGATGGGCCACTGGCCCCCGGTCTTTTACATGGTGCAGGCGCTGTGGATGCTTGTGTTTGGCGTGTCGCACGTATCGGTCATGCTCCTGATGGCGTCATTGACTGCTTTTTTGACGACCGTGGTTTTTGAGATTGCCAGCCAGGAATTTGGGCTGGCGGTGGGAATCGCTACTGCGATCCTCTTCCTCACATCCAAGGCCATCGCTATCGGCAGCATGCTGGTCATGACGGAGATTCTGCTCACGCTCCTCGTTC is a genomic window of Armatimonadota bacterium containing:
- a CDS encoding type II toxin-antitoxin system death-on-curing family toxin; its protein translation is MKTPPRWIAEKALLLLHEESLAAFGGARGFRDRAMLESALARPLNTHAYRPGSTIADLAASYAYGLARNHPFVDGNKRAAFLSIGVFLAFNGLRLAADQVDAIQTMLAVADGSLDEQGLAAWIQSNSVPR
- a CDS encoding glycosyltransferase family 2 protein, whose product is MKSPPPVPREPLWLLSVVLPARDEAGCIGATVEHLHLELRLHEIPHEIIVVDDGSTDATWTLLQELHARIPECKPVQNLGEHGFGRAITYGFSQLSGDAVVVMMADESDDCRDVVRYWQMLNEGWDAVFGSRFIRGGGVIDYPTHKLVINRFANFCLRVLFRVPLNDFTNAFKAYRRTVIEGCRPYLSPHFNLTVELPLKTIVRGYSWTVIPITWRNRRSGESKLKLREMGSRYLFIALYCWLEKYFSRGDYRVR
- a CDS encoding NAD-dependent epimerase/dehydratase family protein, which translates into the protein MRILITGVCGFVGSTLAECLLERVEGIHIAGIDNLMRPGSETNRARLERLGVEFVHGELRSASDIAGLPACDWVIDAAANPSVLAGLSGEGSSRRLFEHNLSALGNVLEYCRQHRAGLLLLSSSRVYSIPALCSIPLCVRDAAFVVDEAAALPPGLSVNGLGVSFSTAAPVSLYGATKLASEIMALEYGAAFDFPVWITRCGVLAGAGQFGTPAQGIFAYWINAHLRRRPLRYIGFDGAGHQARDAFHPRDLAALLLAQMRTARAAGQRVYTAGGGVSNTMSLAQLNAWCDGRFGLHAPQADPAPRQYDIPWVTMDNTEAARDFYWQLEMKLPAILDEIAQHASAHPEWLELSRA
- a CDS encoding AbrB/MazE/SpoVT family DNA-binding domain-containing protein — translated: MTALKLTAIGTSSGVIIPKEMLSRLKVKKGDTLYAVETAEGYLLTPYDPAIDEQLQAGQQFMREYRDTFKALAK
- a CDS encoding type II toxin-antitoxin system ParD family antitoxin, which translates into the protein MPTMNISLPDQLKDFVADQVGSSRYSSISEYIRELTRNDEKRKAQGKLEAPLVEGIMGGDPTERTRQDGGDIRREAVSRFEVRKSRKTA
- a CDS encoding NAD-dependent epimerase/dehydratase family protein, giving the protein MRSGQKVLVTGSCGLIGSEVTRSFARLGFSVTGIDSNHRAVFFGPEGDTSWALEQLVAEIPDYRHVAMDIRNRERLLALMKELKPDLIIHTAAQPSHDRAAAIPFLDFEVNALGTLHLLEAARQSCPESPFIHMSTNKVYGDRPNTLALAELKTRWDYADAAYAHGIAEDFSIDQSKHSLFGASKVAADVMVQEYGRYFGMPTCVLRGGCLTGPNHSGVELHGFLSYLVKCNVEGREYKVFGYKGKQVRDNIHSEDVAAFMHEFWKAPRVAEVYNLGGGKSNSCSVIEAFRLAEDVTGKPMNWRYVDENRIGDHICYYSDLRKMQHHYPAWKLSKTLPVIFAEIAASWKQRLPAGAL